The genomic DNA GGACCATTGTTGCCCATTAAAGCTACCAACAACGAGAAAGGTGCACCGAGTTCTATACCAAGAGGTCAAGTCATTGAATGGCTAGATTCTTGTAATCGAGACAACTCGGTAGTGTTAATTGGTTTTGGAACCCAGATCTCCTTGACCAAACTGCAAATGGAAGCAGTAGCATCGTCATTGGAAGAGAGTAGGTTTCATTTCATTTGGGGTATCAAGGGTGACTCTCAAAATCTGGTCCCCTTGGGTTTCGAAGAGCGTTTGGCAGGAAAGGTACTAATGATCAAAGGGTGGGTTCCTCAACATGCTATTATGGAGCATTGAGCCGTCGGTTCATACTTGACTCATTATGGCTGGAACTTGGCACTCGATGGACTCCTTGGTGGAGCATTATTGCTGGAATGGCCCATGCGAGTAGATCACTTCGATAACACCAATCTATTAATTGACGAATCGGGAGTGGCCATTCGAGCTTCCGAGGGCTTAATCACTGTACCTGACTCAAACAAACTGGCTCAGGTATTGTTTGAGCCTGTGAGTGCGGATAGGCCCGAAAAGGTTCGAGCCATGAAGCTTCGGCAGGCCAGATTTGATGCCATCCCAAAAGGTGGGAGTTAGTACAAGGCTTTGAATAGCTTAGTTGAAACTTTATCTTGCATTAGAAAGTGAATCGTGAAAGTTTTAacctattattttaaatatataatttaaaattaaaataattatatgtgATTGAGGATCATATTGATAGAATTTATAAGCATggagggttaaatttattgaactatttaaaattaagatcaaattgatagaacatGTAAGTATTGATAATTAAAtgtattattataccaattaaagAAAAATCACATAATTACTCAAGagtgattaaaataaaaagatcTAAAATATtagtgactaaattaaaaatttttataattgGATAACCAAAACAGAAACACGATGATAATATCAACACTAAAAATCCAAAATTAGAAACAATGTGTTTATACAAATATATATCATTCATAAAAAGTATAACTCACTAGGAAAAAATCCAAGTGTTATTTGATTGTGAAAGTGATAAGTTGGATTCGTTTGAAAAAATTTCAGCTGAGTTTGTTGATTATTTTACCAGAACTCTAGAGACAATTGACACAAATGTTCATGAAGTTTCTGATGAATTGATTAGAGTTGTAGTTGATGTTGAACTAACAGAGAGCATGGGAAACTCCCTGCTGGTTTCTTCTATAACTCAGGAGGAGATTGAAGCTACAACTTTTTTGATGAATGGTAGTAAGGCTCCTGGACCAGACGGGTTTTTGGCAAAAA from Gossypium arboreum isolate Shixiya-1 chromosome 9, ASM2569848v2, whole genome shotgun sequence includes the following:
- the LOC108455288 gene encoding flavonol 7-O-rhamnosyltransferase-like, producing the protein MAELYDLLFQWFQTHQSPPVAISFRGYPCSFNIVNDATLQNFTARSLLPSIRSWEHHFQYVFGEDSDKMEISKEFTNHDRIWAVGPLLPIKATNNEKGAPSSIPRGQVIEWLDSCNRDNSVVLIGFGTQISLTKLQMEAVASSLEESRFHFIWGIKGDSQNLVPLGFEERLAGKVLMIKGWVPQHAIMEH